In Sphingomonas sp. PAMC26645, one DNA window encodes the following:
- the dnaJ gene encoding molecular chaperone DnaJ: MSTQTDYYELLECERTADAGTIKSSYRKLAMKYHPDKNAGCKDSEAQFKAVSEAYECLKDPQKRAAYDRFGHAAFQNGGGGSHGGGAQDFGGFSDIFESVFGEFMGGAQRGGGRSAARRGADLRYDMEVSLEEAFHGKTTEITIDVSALCDTCDGSGAKAGTRAKTCQHCGGHGKVRAQQGFFVVERACPVCNGAGEVIADPCPDCRGEGRVEKTKTLSINVPPGVDEGTRIRMSGEGEAGARGAPSGDLYIFLHVTKHNLFEREGTTLFARAPISFTVASLGGSLSIPGLDGRTHEVKIPAGIQSGKQLRQRGAGMPVLQGRGHGDLVVQIDVETPTRLSNRQKELLEMFRETETGDECPASQGFFAKLKGVFAGE; encoded by the coding sequence ATGAGTACCCAGACAGATTATTACGAACTGCTCGAATGCGAGCGGACCGCGGATGCGGGGACGATCAAGTCGTCCTACCGCAAGCTCGCGATGAAGTATCACCCGGACAAGAATGCCGGCTGCAAGGATTCCGAGGCGCAGTTCAAGGCGGTCAGCGAGGCGTACGAGTGCCTCAAGGACCCGCAGAAGCGTGCGGCCTATGATCGCTTCGGCCATGCCGCGTTCCAGAACGGCGGCGGCGGTAGTCACGGAGGCGGCGCGCAGGATTTCGGCGGCTTCAGCGACATCTTCGAAAGCGTCTTCGGCGAGTTCATGGGCGGCGCACAGCGCGGCGGCGGCCGGTCTGCAGCCCGGCGCGGTGCGGACCTGCGCTACGATATGGAAGTCAGCCTGGAGGAAGCGTTCCACGGCAAGACGACCGAGATCACGATCGACGTCTCCGCGCTCTGCGACACCTGCGATGGCTCGGGTGCGAAGGCTGGCACGCGCGCGAAAACCTGCCAGCATTGCGGCGGGCACGGTAAAGTCCGTGCGCAGCAGGGCTTCTTCGTGGTCGAGCGCGCCTGCCCGGTGTGTAACGGCGCGGGCGAAGTCATCGCCGACCCATGCCCGGATTGTCGCGGCGAAGGTCGCGTCGAGAAGACCAAGACGCTGTCGATCAACGTCCCCCCCGGCGTCGACGAAGGCACGCGCATCCGCATGTCGGGCGAAGGCGAGGCGGGCGCCCGCGGCGCGCCGTCCGGCGACCTCTACATCTTCCTCCACGTGACCAAGCACAATCTGTTCGAGCGCGAAGGCACCACGCTCTTCGCGCGCGCACCGATCAGCTTCACGGTCGCGTCGCTCGGCGGTTCGCTCTCGATCCCCGGCCTCGATGGTCGCACGCACGAGGTAAAGATCCCTGCCGGCATCCAGTCGGGCAAGCAGCTACGCCAGCGCGGCGCCGGCATGCCCGTCCTGCAAGGCCGCGGCCACGGCGACCTCGTCGTCCAGATCGACGTCGAAACCCCCACGCGTCTCAGCAACCGCCAGAAGGAACTGCTCGAGATGTTCCGCGAGACGGAGACCGGTGACGAATGTCCGGCGAGCCAGGGCTTCTTCGCCAAGCTGAAGGGCGTGTTCGCGGGGGAATAA
- the dnaK gene encoding molecular chaperone DnaK, with product MAKVIGIDLGTTNSCVSVMEGGKPKVIENSEGARTTPSIVAFAKDGERLVGQPAKRQAVTNGDNTIFAVKRLIGRRFDDPITKKDTELVPYKISRGPNGDAWVSAGGKDYSPSQISAFTLQKMKETAESYLGETVTQAVITVPAYFNDAQRQATKDAGQIAGLEVLRIINEPTAAALAYGLDKQDGKTIAVYDLGGGTFDISVLEIGDGVFEVKATNGDTFLGGEDFDNKIVQYLADEFKKAEGIDLAKDKLALQRLKEAAEKAKIELSSAQSTEVNLPFITADQNGPKHLVKSITRADLERMVEDLVKRTLEPCRKALADGGLKPEDISEVVLVGGMTRMPRVREVVKQFFGKEPHTGVNPDEVVAMGAAIQAGVLQGDVKDVLLLDVTPLSLGIETLGGVFTRMIDRNTTIPTKKSQTYSTADDNQGAVTIRVFQGEREMAADNKMLGNFDLVGIPPAPRGVPQIEVTFDIDANGLVSVSAKDKGTGKEQQIRIQASGGLSDNDIDQMVRDAETFAEEDKKRRAGAEAKNNAESLVHTTERQLADNGDKVDESLKTEIQAAIDATKAAVESGDADAMTEKSTALAQVAMKLGQAIYEKQAQADASPSADGDAAKKDDDVVDAEFSEVDDNPKA from the coding sequence ATGGCTAAAGTAATCGGTATCGATCTCGGCACGACCAACAGCTGCGTTTCCGTCATGGAAGGCGGCAAGCCCAAGGTCATCGAGAATTCCGAGGGCGCGCGCACCACGCCGTCGATCGTCGCATTCGCCAAGGACGGCGAGCGACTGGTCGGCCAGCCGGCCAAGCGCCAGGCAGTGACGAACGGCGACAACACCATCTTCGCGGTGAAGCGCCTGATCGGCCGTCGCTTCGACGATCCGATCACCAAGAAGGACACCGAGCTGGTCCCGTACAAGATCTCGCGCGGGCCGAACGGCGACGCATGGGTCTCGGCGGGCGGCAAGGATTACTCGCCCTCGCAGATCTCGGCGTTCACGCTGCAGAAGATGAAGGAAACCGCGGAGTCGTATCTCGGCGAGACGGTCACGCAGGCGGTCATCACCGTGCCGGCGTACTTCAACGACGCGCAGCGCCAGGCGACCAAGGATGCTGGCCAGATCGCCGGCCTCGAAGTGCTGCGCATCATCAACGAGCCGACCGCGGCGGCGCTGGCTTATGGCCTCGATAAGCAGGACGGCAAGACGATTGCGGTCTACGATCTCGGCGGCGGCACGTTCGACATCTCGGTGCTGGAAATCGGTGACGGCGTGTTCGAGGTGAAGGCCACCAACGGCGACACCTTCCTCGGCGGTGAGGATTTCGACAACAAGATCGTCCAGTATCTCGCCGACGAGTTCAAGAAGGCCGAGGGCATCGACCTCGCCAAGGACAAGCTGGCGCTGCAGCGCCTGAAGGAAGCCGCCGAGAAGGCGAAGATCGAGCTCAGCTCGGCGCAGTCGACCGAGGTCAACCTGCCCTTCATCACCGCGGACCAGAACGGCCCGAAGCATCTGGTGAAGTCGATCACCCGCGCCGACCTGGAGCGGATGGTCGAGGATCTGGTCAAGCGTACGCTCGAGCCTTGCCGCAAGGCGCTCGCAGATGGCGGCCTGAAGCCCGAGGACATCTCGGAAGTCGTGCTGGTCGGCGGCATGACGCGCATGCCGCGCGTGCGTGAAGTCGTGAAGCAGTTCTTCGGCAAGGAGCCGCACACCGGCGTCAACCCGGACGAGGTCGTCGCGATGGGCGCCGCGATCCAGGCCGGCGTGCTGCAGGGCGACGTCAAGGACGTGCTGCTGCTCGACGTGACGCCGCTGTCGCTCGGCATCGAGACGCTGGGTGGCGTGTTCACCCGGATGATCGATCGCAACACGACGATCCCGACCAAGAAGTCGCAGACCTATTCGACCGCCGACGACAACCAGGGCGCGGTGACGATCCGCGTGTTCCAGGGCGAGCGCGAGATGGCGGCCGATAACAAGATGCTCGGCAATTTCGATCTCGTCGGCATCCCGCCCGCACCGCGCGGCGTGCCGCAGATCGAGGTCACGTTCGACATCGATGCCAACGGCCTCGTTAGCGTCTCGGCCAAGGATAAGGGCACCGGCAAGGAGCAGCAGATCCGCATCCAGGCGTCGGGTGGTCTTTCGGACAACGACATCGACCAGATGGTCCGCGACGCCGAGACCTTCGCCGAGGAGGACAAGAAGCGTCGTGCGGGCGCCGAGGCGAAGAACAACGCCGAGTCGCTGGTCCACACCACCGAGCGTCAGCTCGCGGATAACGGCGACAAGGTCGACGAGTCGCTGAAGACCGAGATCCAGGCCGCGATCGACGCGACGAAGGCTGCGGTCGAGAGCGGCGATGCGGACGCGATGACCGAGAAGAGCACCGCGCTCGCCCAGGTCGCGATGAAGCTTGGCCAGGCGATCTACGAGAAGCAGGCCCAGGCGGACGCTTCGCCTTCGGCTGACGGTGATGCGGCGAAGAAGGACGACGATGTCGTCGACGCCGAGTTCTCGGAAGTCGACGACAACCCGAAGGCGTAA